GCCCTGTCGACTTTTGAGGGGGCACCGGCCCGGACGTGAGGCGTAGGGACTCCAAAAAGGGGATCAACCGGTCGATTGGCATCGTTGACATTTCGGCAATGGAAAGGCCGTTGATCTGATAATACTCGGTATCGGCATTAAACCGGCGGCCATGACAGGTCGGGCAGGGGCGGTAGGAACGGTAGCGCGCTAATTGCACGCGTACGTGCATCTTGTATGATTTACTTTCCAGCCATTCAAAATAACCGCGCACCCCGTACCATTTTTTATTTTCCCAGAGTTCCTCGGCTTTCAGTCGGCGGTCTTCACCAGAGATGATAATGGATTGATGGATTTTAGAGAGTTCACAGAAAGGAATCTGTGTCGGGATATGGAGCTTTTTACAAGCTGCAAGCAAATCCTTTTGGCAGGGTTGGCCACTTTCAGTCTGGAAAGGTTTAACGACGCCTCCGGCTATGGATTTATTTTTGTCAGGCAGGGCAAGGTCATAATCAATCTCGATGACTCGTCCAAATCCTTTGCAAAGGGGGCATGCCCCGAGCGGGTTATTAAAACTAAAAAGGCTGGGGGTCGGAGCCCGGAAGGTTTTATCATCGTCGGGTGAATACCAATCATTTGTGAATGTATTCTTTTGACGCTCAGGAGAAGAAATAGGGATAATGGAACATCGGTTCCGCCCGTAACGGTAAGCACTCTCGATAGCCTCAATAAAGCGGGAGCGAGTTTCGGACTCGATCCGGAGCCGGTCCTGGATGACATCAAGGGATTCGATTTGGGTGGGATCCAAGCCCGATAACTTTTCATGATCGGGTTCATCAGTCCGGAATACCTCCCCGGCAATGTACACACGCAAATAACCTTGAGCTTTGACAAAGGTGAAAAGGTCATGGAAAGAAGCCTTGGATGCACGCTTTTTAGTTTTTTTATCGGGTTTCGGCAGGGAGATCGAAAAAGTGATCAGGACATCTTCGCCATCCATGTCACTGAGTACTTTGATCCATACATCGGCGGGCGCATCGGGTTTGATTTCGCGGCCGGTTTTGCTGCTATAACACTTCGCCAAATTCGCGTAGAAGAGTTTGAGGTAGTCATTGACCTCGGTCATTGTCCCGACGGTCGAACGCGAAGTGCGGACATTATTAGCCTGCTGGATCGCGATGGCCGGGGGGATCCCTTCAATCGAGTCGACTTGTGGTTTATCCATCCGGTCGAGGAATTGGCGGGCGTAGGGACTGAAAGTTTCCACATACCGGCGTTGCCCCTCCGCATAAAGAGTTTCAAAGGCTAGAGACGATTTTCCTGAACCACTCAGTCCGGTCACCACGGTTAATTTACCCACGGGGATATCGATATCGATATTTTTGAGGTTATTCTGGCGTGCACCCCTGATTTTGATGGATGTTATCTGATTAGTTTTAGCTGGCATGCGAACGAATAAACTAACACGGATTTCAGACTCTGCAACGGGCGTGAGTAGAGGGAATGAAATAGGTACTAGGCAGGATCCGTTACTCGTCCCAGGGTATCTTCAATGGTTTATTCTTGAAAGAAGTTATAATTAACTTTGTCATTCTTAAGCATTTCACCCTTGGAATCGATGAGTCCGGCGTCAAAGCGTTTAATCGCATCGAGGCCTTGGATTTCACACACGACGGCTTCGAGGCGTCCGAACATGTAACGGATCTTCCCGTCGTTTTGTTTGCCAAACCAACCGCCAAAGGCTTCTTGGTTCAGGGTGATGGAGCTGAGGTCTTTACCGACTTGGACGGTTTCACCCATGCCCGCAGGATTCAGGCGTGCATCTTTGAAGATACTTGTAATAAAAATGCCATCTTCGGTAAAGAGGTAGCTCTCACCGTAGTTACCCTGGATGGCGACGACCGTGCCGGACTCCCCACCGGGATCAGCCATACCGGCGATAAAGAGTTCACCCCGGGTATTGCCTCGGGATGGTGCGGGGAGCTCCATGGATGCATGGACCCCGGCACCGGCGATCGGGTAACTGCCGACTGGTTTCCCATCCGGGTCTGTAAATAGGTATGAGCCCATATTAAAAAAGGACTTTGGTGCTTCGCGCGGTTTGATACCCAGATCATAAAAGCTCAAGAGATGGCGGCCTACCGGGAAATAACAACCTTCAGCGGTGGATTCGGATTCCTGGAGTTTGGGGGCGGAAGCGGCATCATAAACAGGAATGCCTTCGCTGGTGAATTTGGAAGGTTTCAAAAGCAAATTGCCCAGCACAAGTTCGAGATTTTGATTCATGGGATAGGCGAATCCCATGAGATGATTAATCCGGCCTGTGGTGGAGGGGATGATTTGGAGTTCATTTTCGTCGATGTCCTCGTTATTATTCAGGTCACTCCAGACGTAGATGGTTTTTTCGGGGTCTTCCGGCCGGGCATAGGGATTGCGTTCGGGGTAAGCGGATTTTGTCCAAAAAGCCATGCACGGCCGGTAATCGCCATCTTTTTCGACAAAGAGAAGTAGGTATCCCCTTTCGGTATTAAGAATGTATTCTTTCATGCTACCGGAGGCATTACTCTGGAAAAATGTGGGCCGTGGAAAAATGGCCGCGCCGGTGTATTTATTCCAGGGAGAGTTTTCCTTCAGGGGAGTGGAGGCATAACGCAGGGGACGCCCGGCATCAATGGGTTTGGATGGATCAATGGAATAAATCAGATTCAAGATCAAGGCACGTTTAGGGTCTTGATCATGTTGGGTCATCAGTGTAGCACTGTAGGTGGTAGTGCCGATATATTCCCTTACGATCTTTCCGTCTTTGCTGAATGCGACCACACGGCGGGGATTCTCATTCTCTGCGACCCATAAACGTCCACTGGCATCAGTAGAGATATCCCGAACATCATGTAGGGCCATGGAATCGTAGGCGAGGTCTTTTTGACCTCCCGTGGTGCCGATGGTCCGTATGGATCCCATTTGCGGTGAAAAAACTTTGACTTGGTAGTCCGGGCCGTAGTCCATGATAGAGAGGTTACCTTGTTTGTCGAAGGTCATGGGACCCGGTTTTTTTAGGCCCAGAATGGTTAACGGATTGCCTTCGGTTTTATCATTGATCACGAATACCCCTTTGTCGGGTGCACTGGCATAGATTTCATCCTTGGCGGGATTATAGGCGAGCTGCACAGGCTCTGAGTGGGGGTAAGAAGCGATTTTTTCACCGGTGTCCTTATTAATGAGTTGCACTTCATAGGCAGGGGTACCTGATTCGGGTTTGATACAGACTGCGGCAAATTTTTTTGAGACGGCAATACTGATTCCTTCTCCGAGGAGTTTTATGACTTGGACTTGTCCTGTTTTTCTTTGGAAAGTTTTATTCTTTCCGGTGCCGACGGCGAGTTTAAATAGATCGGTTCTTTTGCCAGCAGTCAGCACCCATATCTCATCATCAAAAAAATCTGTAGCGACAGTCCCGTCGAATATGGAGCGTTTGTAGCCATGGATTTTTTTACCATCCTTATCGATAATGATACTTGAGTCCCCCCCCTCGGCGCAGGCTGATGTGATGATGCCCGCCCACAAGACATCAGGATTCAGGCTCATAGAAAGACTGACTGGACCACTGTGGTCGCCGAGCCAACCGCTATTCATATACCCCCCCCAAGGAGGGGTGCCCGGGTTATACCAACTGTATTCATAAGGTATTGACAGTAGGGGTAAGGATAATCCCTTGGCCCGGTATTGGCCGGGGGCGACGGTTTTGGCCAAGTCATCGTTGCCGTCCCAGGAGACGAGGAGCTCCATCTTTCCATCAGGCGTCGTCACTCCGGTTTTGAATTCTTGGGGGGAAGTCATGGAGTGGAGGTTACGAACCCGTTTACCATTCATGTCTTCGATGACGACAGAGAAAATCTGATGGTTTGTCGGGATTGAAAATTTAATCGCGCCTTGTGGCTGGATTATCCCAGTTGAGCCAGGCTCTTTTGCCTCCTCGCTCTGGAGGTGTGCCGGGAAAAAGAGAAATGTCAGGCAGAACAGAGCGGAAAAAAGTTTGGGAGACATGCCCTGCATATTTGCAGATCTTTTCCGGCTATACAAAGCAAATTGCTCGGGATAGATTGCTGTTTAATGGCAGGGGGAAATTCCAGGGAAAGCATATTTAAACCGGACTCGGTAATTTGGAAAATTACCCGGGAGAATTGTATCCTACTCAATGGCCCAGCGGCGGCGGTGCTGCAAATTGCCCATCCGCAAATTGCGCAGGGGGTATTCCGGTATTCGAACTTCCGGGGAGATTCATGGGGACGGCTTGTCCGTACGTTAGCCACGGTTTACACAGTGACATTTGGTTCGAGGGAAGAAGCTCAAGCCCTGAAAGCCCGTATGATAGAGATGCACCGGCGTATCGAGGTCTCCGACGGGAAAGAAATGAAAACAGCACTCGATCCTGATTTACAATTCTGGGTCTTGGCCACTTTGATCATGGGCAGTATTGATGGGTATGAACGTGTCTTTGGTGTGATTTGTCTGGCGGATAAAGAGCAGTTTTACCAGGAGATGAAAGTTTTTGGGGAATATTTTGGTCTTCCGCCCGATTACGGTCCGGGGGAATTCGCGGAGTTCGAGGACTACTACGAACAAAGGCTTTTGGACAAATTGCTCGGGTCGGATCCCTTGTGCGCGCAACTTGCTCAGGACATCGCCTACCCCCGCAGTCCCTTTTGGTTGGCTGTGGCCATGCGCCCCTTTAAATTTATCGTTATCGAGACATTACCGCGCAATTTGCTCGGTCCCCTTGGATTCCGTTCCACCGCCTGGACAAGGTATTGCTGGGGTGTCTCATGCAAATTGCTCCGGGTGATTATCCCGTTGTTACCGGGTTTTTTGCGTTATTGCCGGTCCTATCGAATCGCCTTTCAAAAATAATTCCTGTAGATTTTGATTCACAAGTCGCTGGAATCAGATATATGCGGATGGATAAGGAATAAAATTTATGGGATTCATTCAAGTATCGAAAAAACATTGGGGCTTTGAAGATTCACAAACAGGGGAACCCTTTGTTCCCATTGGAGCCAATCATTGTGGGGTGATGGCGGCAATTGAGGATGGGGGGTATTGCGGTTGTGTCTTCCACCTTTTTGGTAATGACGAGGATACCGCAAAAACCGGTGTGGAGGAGGCCGCCCGGGCTTTTGAAAGAATGGCCGACCTAGGACTCAATGTCGCCCGGATGTGGGTGGAGCCAAATGATTTTTTCCCGGTGGGTTACCGCCTTGATCCTGTGGGCGCGGAGAAATTCGACCGCCTCCTGGATGCTGCCCGAAAGTCCGGTATCCGAGTCTCGTTAGGCATGCACCTGACGCCACACACCTCCGGATGGAAGATCCATAATTTCGAGCCCCCCCACGACCAAAGACTTTTAGAACACCTCTATTTAATGGGGCAACGTTGGGGGAATGATGACCAGATTTTCTCATGGACGATCATCGGGGAAGGCACCCTGCCATGGAATACACCTTATCTCCGCTCCCAATGGTCGACATGGCTACGTTATTGGTATAATGAAACCCTTGACGACCTGCGCAAGGCTTGGGGCAAGGATGTGACAGTAAAAAGTTTTAATGAAGCCCCTGTACCGCCGGAGAATATCGGGCGTAAACTCGGCCTAGCACATGTGGTCCCCGGTAAACTCGATCAATTACCAAAAGACGAGTGGGCGAATTCCACCTGGCGTTATGACTGGCGTCTTTTCATGGACGAGATTGGTTCAAGCAGGGTAGCCCGAGAGGTGCGCATGTTACGCTCCTGCGGCGCGAAACAAATGATTACGGTAGGGAATAATAGCTGGACCTTTCCTAACCTGCCTGCCGGGCAAATGGCGACAGGATATAATCCCTATTTCTATATAGATTATGTGGATTACCTCTGCCTGCATAATTACCCGATGCCTCAATGTCTCGATGGGGCCAGTGGTGATCCCCTCGACAGCGAGGAGGCCATGCAATCTTGGCTCAGTGCCAATGACGCGATGGGACGTATTTGTACAAGCTTAGGCAAACCTGTCATCCTGGAGGAATGGGGCTGGTATGGTGGTGGTGAGGCCCCGGGCCTGGGCGTCACGATGAAACACCGCTCCGAGGAAGATCAGCTCCGTTATTGTGATCGGATCATGGAGACTTCGCAGCATACTTATTCAGGATGGATGAATTGGCTCTGGCGGGATATGCCTAAGGCTGCCGACCTCAGTCGTCTGAGCGGGCTTTATGCAGCGGATGGGAACCGTGTAAAGCCGTGGGGCAAACGTTATGCAGAGTGGGCGGCGAAACTCAAAAAAACCCCGCCGCAACTTTTGCCGGCAAAAAAGACCGTAGAGATGAAAATGAAATCGCTTTACACATCCGATTTAGACCACGAGACCTGGTGGATCGAGGTCTGCCGTGATTACCAGAAAAACGGCCCTTATGATTTTAAACAGGTTTATGAACGTAAACCGCTCACGATCGTCGATACTGACATGACCGGGAAAAAAATCAAACGCGAGAAACCGATTGAAACCCCGATGGGTGTCCGCGAGAATTGAGAATTAAGGGAGTGCAAGAGGCGGAAATATAGAGTGATTTCCCTTTTTTAGTGAACGCCAAACGTTAGTATTTATATGGTAAAATAGGCTTTTATTACGCGTAATAATCATTCGCTTTTAGTGGGGATGTTGTTAATAAATTGCATATATGCAAACATCCCCCTCTTTAAATGATGAAGTCGCATCGAGACGACAAGCGATCACGACTCAAATGGCCAAGGCAATCGTTGGCCAAGAATGGGTGATTGAAAATCTATTATTAACTCTCTTTTGTGGGGGGCATGCTCTGATTCTGGGGGTGCCGGGACTGGCGAAGACACGGATGATCCGTTCACTTTCGCAAATTTTGGATCTATCATTTAACCGGATTCAATTCACACCCGACCTGATGCCTTCGGACATCACCGGCACAGACATTATCGAAGAAGATCATGAGACGAGTAAACGCCGGTTGGCCTTTCTACCCGGTCCCCTTTTTGCGAATCTCGTGCTCGCGGATGAAATCAACCGCACACCGCCAAAGACTCAGGCAGCCATGCTCCAGGCGATGCAGGAAATGGAAGTAAGTATTGGCAATAAAACATATGAGTTACCCCGGCCCTTCCATATTTTTGCGACACAAAACCCGATCGAAATGGAGGGGACCTATGAATTGCCCGAGGCACAGGCCGACCGTTTTATGTTCTGTATCCGAGCGACATATCCCACCCCTGAGGAAGAACACCGGATTGTGCGTCAGACCACGGGGAATGAGGAGGTCGCCCTCACCCCTGTATTAAATGCGGAAGAGCTTTCTCATATTCAAAGAATCGTCCGGGCTGTACCCGTCTCCGACGAGGTGATTGATTATGCAGTCCGGTTAGTGGGGGCCTCTCGTCCGGATCATGATATGGCGGGCGCTGATGTCAAAGAATTCGTCCGATGGGGAGCTTCCCCCCGGGCATCACAATATCTCGTCCTGGGTGCAAAAGGTTATGCGGCGATTACCGGGCAGCCCTGCGCCGATTATGAAGGAGTCCGTTACGTGGCCCAGCAAGTCCTCGGGCATCGAATCTTGATGAATTTCAATGCGCGCGCACAAAAAATCACATCGGAAAATATCATTAACGGTATCTTAAAAACGGTAAAGACCTCATCAGGTAAAGTCCTGATCACAGCCAAGTAGCCATTCTCACTAGCCCGGTAATTTCATGAATCAACCCTCGACAATAGATAAAAGTATTTTCGCAATCGTCGAGAGTCTTGCCTTTCTGGCAGAGTCCACGGTGGAAGGTTTTTTGACCGGGCTGCACCGTAGTCCTTTTACAGGATTTAGCACAGAGTTTGACTCTTATCGCCCGTACATACAGGGGGATGGCTTGCGGCAGGTGGATTGGAAAGTCTGGGCAAGGACAGATAAACTCTACGTGAAACAATTTGAAGACCAGACGAATATGCCGGTTTGGATATTCCTCGACGGTTCAGCATCGATGGATTTCGGCAAAGGAACGGGAAATAAATTCACACGTGCCTGCCAAATAGCTGCAGCCTTAGCTTATCTGATGAATCGCCAGCATGATGCTGCGGGACTGGTGATTTACGGGGGGACGAGGCCTGTTACTGTCCCTCCTGCCACGACGCGGGATCACTTGAATGATCTTTTTCTCGCATTGGCCCGTGAAAAGATCACGGGCAATAAGGATGAGACAGGAGTCCTAATGTCATTACTCCCGATGATTCGACGCAAAGGGATCAGTGTGGTCATCTCGGATTGTCTCGCTCCCGCTGCGCACCTGCGCGCCTTTCTCAAAGGGTTAAGAGCCCAAAGACAGGAAGTGATTCTTTTCCATATCATGAGCCCGTCCGAGTGTGATCTCGGGGAATACAATGGGGCCTTTGTCATGCAGGATCGGGAAACTGGCGAGGAGTTACTGGTGGATGCTCATGCTTACCGTAAACGGTATGCTAAAATCGTCCGCGATTTCCGTGAGGAATTCGCGACCCTCTGTCAGGAGGAGGAAGCTGGGTATCATTTTATCAGGACGGATGATTCCTTGGAGAAAGCACTCCTGGAGTATTTTAGTAGACGTGTGGAGATTCTCTAACCGTGTGGGGATCTTTGACACTGGTTAATGCTGCTTTCCTCTTGGGGCTTTTGGCCTTATCCATCCCGGTGATTATCCATCTTTTGATCCGCCGCCGTTTCAAAAAAATGCCCTTTAGCACACTGCGATTTTTCCTCGACCGGGATCCAAAGCTGCGACACCGTTCGCCCTCGAATCTCCTTTTGTTGTTATTACGTCTGATTCTTTTTGGTTTGATCGTGGCGGCATTTACCAGGCCATTCCTGCCGGTCCCTGGCCAACCGCAGCATGAGGAGGAAAAACCGCGCCAGATTGTTTTAATTCTCGATACGACGGCCAGTATGACCATGGAAAGCCGGGTGGGCTCACGTTGGCATCAAGCTCGGGCCCTTGCACAAAATGCTGTGAAGGGTTTATCCCCAAAGGACTCAATGGCATTAGTCCTGCCCGGAGACCCTCCTGAGACAAAGGTGCCTATGGGCGCGCCGGAAAAAGTCGCCAGCATGCTGGATTCACTGGAGGCCGGGCCGACGACCGGGGAATTGTCGATGGCCCTTGATCACGCGGTCAAACTCCTCGCTGTGGGAAATGCCTCTGCTCAAAAAGAAATCAGGATTATCAGCGATCTTCAGGCTTCCACTCTCGGGGAATGGAAGAGCAAACCAGTGCCCTCTGATATTAAGATTAAAATCATGGGGCTTTCAGAATTCAGCCTGGCTAATGCCTCCATTACCGGTATCGATTGGTCAGGGGTCCGGAGGCTTAATGCCGCGGTATTGGTCAAAAATGAATCTGAAAATGAAGTTTTACCGGCACGGAAAATACAGCTCTTTGTGGACGGTATTTTACGATCGAGTCAGACAGTGGACCTCCCTGCTGGGGGATCGAAAAAAGCTGAGTTCAATCTCCCGGAACTTACTACGGGTCTCCATGGCGTGGAGGTGAAAATGGAGAGTGAAGACGGATTTTCCTTGGATAATATTTTTCGCCAGGTCGTATCAGTCCCCAGCGTAAAAAAGGTCATGGTCGTCGAGCCAACCCGGTCGGAAACGGTATGGAAACAGAAGTCTTATTTTATTTCACGGGCCTTGATGAGTTCCCCGGACGGTTCCCCCGAGGCGGCCCGGTTCAAGATCGATACGTACCCTCTCGAGGGATTGGGCATCAAATTGCGTTCCGACAATTATGATTTGATTTTGATTCCTGCCGTAGAGAAATGGTCCTCTGATTCAGAAAAAGAGCTGGAGAAACATTTGAAAAAGGGTGGGGCCATGATTGTTTTTGCCGGGCCAGATATGGACATAAATCAATATCACAGTGCAGCATCCTGGATGCCGGTTAAATTACGAAAGGAAGAATATAATCAGGATAATCCCAAGTATCTTGGTCATTATGACCGGGATTTCCCAGCGTTCAGTCTATTTGAAAAACCCCACAGCGGAGATTTGGAGATGGCGGAATTCACCGGGCGATATTTGCTTGAGCCGGTAGAAGGCAGTCGCGTGCTGGCGAGTTATGATGATGGGGTGCCATTCCTCGTGGAAAGGACCCTCGGTCAGGGGAGGGTTTATTTTGTGAATACCAGCGCGGACGCTACTTGGAGCAATTGGCCTAAGCTCAAAACATTCCTCCCTTGGCTCCATGCCTTGGCGGATGCGAGTCTAGGAATAGGAGGTACCCCCTCCGACCATATCAGGAAACCCTATCAGGTGTCTGCCTATACGGATATTCCGGTGCCGGGGGCTATTGCGCAGGTTGCCAAGATTACAACGCCAGGAGGACAGGAAATGGAATTAAAAATAGGAAATGATACTCGCTGGCACGGAGTCAAACTGATGGAAACAGGTTTTTATCCAATCACTCATGGAGAGGGACAGGTGATTGATCTCATAGCCGTGAATATTGCGCGTGCTGAATCTGATATGAAAGTCGTAAATCCGGATGTGCTCATGGCGGACATGAAAAGGGTAAATGAGCCGTCGGTTGCATTATTGTCTCCCACTGCTATTTCAAGTGAGCCCGGGCGTCGTGAGTACTGGCCGTGGATATTGATGGCTGCACTTTGTCTCGTGATGATCGAACCCCTCATTGCCAATCGAACATGAAACCAAACCCAATCCATTCTACTTTACTGAATCGTCTCCAGGGATTAGCCCGTTGGAAAAGGCTGAGTATCCGTGTCCGCATTCCAGCAATGGGGCTGGCAGGTGTCATCTTGTTAGCCTTGTGTTGGGGGGGAGCCGACTGGTTATTTGTCTTGAAGGACGGCCTTCGTGCATTTGGTTTTATAATGATAGTCGGACTATTGACTTATATGACCTGGTGCTGGGTGAGTGTCATGAGGCGTCGCGTGGATGATAAGGAGGCTGCCTTAGATGCCGAGGGGATTAATCCGTCGTTTTCGACAGTGGTTTCCACCACGGCCGAGTATGAGCAAAACCCGGGGAGGACCTCTCAGGATCATGTGGCCAAAGACTGGGTCAAAATCATGCAGGTCCGCGCCGGGGAAATGCTTGCCCGTTACCGTCCGCCTTATGTGAAACAACTGGGGATAGCCGGTTTTGTTTTTGGCTGCGCGTTCGTGGCATTAATCCTTTATATGACGCTCTTACCTGAGGGATTGATTTCACTCGCGCGGATCATTCCAGGAACAAAACTTTCTTACACACGCATAGGGATGATGACAGATGCGGTCAAAGTCCCCAAAGGCAGCCCTTATCTTATCCAGACGGAGATAACCGGACGAAAACCCGAAGCGGTGATCCTTCATTATAAACCCCAAGGTACTGACCTATTCCAGCAAATCATAATGGATGAAATTCAGCCCGGGATTTTCTCCTATGAAATCCCCCTTGTGGAAAAGTCATTTGATTATTATCTGACAGCCGCAGACGGGGAGATGCCCGTGCAAAATGTCCAGGCTTTTGAGCCTCCGCGCATTGATGAATTCATCATCCGTGTCACCCCGCCTGCTTATACTGGGCAGGCCCCTTATACTCTGGCAGCCCCAGATGTGAGTGTCCTGCGTGGGAGTGGAGTGGATTACCGGATAAAAACATCCCCCCGACTCAATCACGTCATACAGATGCGGGAAAAATTAGAATTTCCTGAGGAAGGACAAGTGGTTTCCTTGGGGCGTTTCGACCAAAAGTTCTTTGCCGATGGTGATCAGTATTGGTGGACTGCCTGGACTTCGGATAAACCGGCGGAATTCGCGTATGCGATCATTCTCACGGATCATCTCGATCAAACAGTGACCAATAGTGCGCCCTACCGATTTTCATTTGCCGCTGATCGCGTACCGAAAGTCGAGATTACCGAACCCGGGAAGGATATCGCGGCGAATCCGAATATGAAAATCCAGGTCAAAGCAACTGCAAAAGATGATTACGAGATTGTGAAAATGAGATTGATCTATAATAAACTCGGGGATGCACCCCGGACAAATAATCTCCAGAATATTTCAAAAGAGGGGTCAAAATGGATGGTGTCTGGTGAAATCGAGCTCGAGCCCTTGGGGCTTAAACCCTATGAGCTTGTCGCCTATTTTGTCGAGGCTGAAGACAATAACACGTTGGATGGCCCGGGGATCGGGAAATCCCAGACTTATTTTATTGAAATCACCAATGAGAAAGTGGCCCTTTAT
This portion of the Verrucomicrobiota bacterium genome encodes:
- a CDS encoding DUF4175 family protein, with the translated sequence MKPNPIHSTLLNRLQGLARWKRLSIRVRIPAMGLAGVILLALCWGGADWLFVLKDGLRAFGFIMIVGLLTYMTWCWVSVMRRRVDDKEAALDAEGINPSFSTVVSTTAEYEQNPGRTSQDHVAKDWVKIMQVRAGEMLARYRPPYVKQLGIAGFVFGCAFVALILYMTLLPEGLISLARIIPGTKLSYTRIGMMTDAVKVPKGSPYLIQTEITGRKPEAVILHYKPQGTDLFQQIIMDEIQPGIFSYEIPLVEKSFDYYLTAADGEMPVQNVQAFEPPRIDEFIIRVTPPAYTGQAPYTLAAPDVSVLRGSGVDYRIKTSPRLNHVIQMREKLEFPEEGQVVSLGRFDQKFFADGDQYWWTAWTSDKPAEFAYAIILTDHLDQTVTNSAPYRFSFAADRVPKVEITEPGKDIAANPNMKIQVKATAKDDYEIVKMRLIYNKLGDAPRTNNLQNISKEGSKWMVSGEIELEPLGLKPYELVAYFVEAEDNNTLDGPGIGKSQTYFIEITNEKVALYQSKGSSQSSIETINLLEAQKNIISTANQLIERKEEKKAENLSVSQKVIREYTEVYLDAMKKTKLPESVLEMMSEAIEYMKASEEKLQSGNIQEAMVPAQKALANLYQVVQLTPGKRPSVMGEADDDQNVAILLEAIHQYGKAKNKKVQKALREIIDEAKQLAELETEISTKRHPLPKFKGGKKGSGNGKGNGLTNQERELKERGEQLAAKIKALSEKDSRIKKELAAQLLGGISRFVTPPDDPQAGGGLLSGAMAMPNNNLKNALEKMIIDLGRIEKNFKADRIQNDEYPQEYQPYVEDYFRKLTREE
- a CDS encoding excinuclease ABC subunit A, whose translation is MPAKTNQITSIKIRGARQNNLKNIDIDIPVGKLTVVTGLSGSGKSSLAFETLYAEGQRRYVETFSPYARQFLDRMDKPQVDSIEGIPPAIAIQQANNVRTSRSTVGTMTEVNDYLKLFYANLAKCYSSKTGREIKPDAPADVWIKVLSDMDGEDVLITFSISLPKPDKKTKKRASKASFHDLFTFVKAQGYLRVYIAGEVFRTDEPDHEKLSGLDPTQIESLDVIQDRLRIESETRSRFIEAIESAYRYGRNRCSIIPISSPERQKNTFTNDWYSPDDDKTFRAPTPSLFSFNNPLGACPLCKGFGRVIEIDYDLALPDKNKSIAGGVVKPFQTESGQPCQKDLLAACKKLHIPTQIPFCELSKIHQSIIISGEDRRLKAEELWENKKWYGVRGYFEWLESKSYKMHVRVQLARYRSYRPCPTCHGRRFNADTEYYQINGLSIAEMSTMPIDRLIPFLESLRLTSGPVPPQKSTGRINTAEMLRGEILSRLGYLRDVGLGYLILNRSTRTLSGGETVRVNLTSCLGTSLVNTLFVLDEPTVGLHPRDIGRLVDVMGKLRDRGNTVVVVEHEEAVMRVADHIIDLGPGSGRHGGHISYEGTHSKLLQAKNSITGDYLSGRKQIAPSTLTGMEGGPCENPDPTESGKSKKLQVIGAEEHNLRGIDCEIPLGKFVCITGVSGS
- a CDS encoding oxygenase MpaB family protein, producing MAGGNSRESIFKPDSVIWKITRENCILLNGPAAAVLQIAHPQIAQGVFRYSNFRGDSWGRLVRTLATVYTVTFGSREEAQALKARMIEMHRRIEVSDGKEMKTALDPDLQFWVLATLIMGSIDGYERVFGVICLADKEQFYQEMKVFGEYFGLPPDYGPGEFAEFEDYYEQRLLDKLLGSDPLCAQLAQDIAYPRSPFWLAVAMRPFKFIVIETLPRNLLGPLGFRSTAWTRYCWGVSCKLLRVIIPLLPGFLRYCRSYRIAFQK
- a CDS encoding MoxR family ATPase — encoded protein: MQTSPSLNDEVASRRQAITTQMAKAIVGQEWVIENLLLTLFCGGHALILGVPGLAKTRMIRSLSQILDLSFNRIQFTPDLMPSDITGTDIIEEDHETSKRRLAFLPGPLFANLVLADEINRTPPKTQAAMLQAMQEMEVSIGNKTYELPRPFHIFATQNPIEMEGTYELPEAQADRFMFCIRATYPTPEEEHRIVRQTTGNEEVALTPVLNAEELSHIQRIVRAVPVSDEVIDYAVRLVGASRPDHDMAGADVKEFVRWGASPRASQYLVLGAKGYAAITGQPCADYEGVRYVAQQVLGHRILMNFNARAQKITSENIINGILKTVKTSSGKVLITAK
- a CDS encoding BatA and WFA domain-containing protein, with product MTLVNAAFLLGLLALSIPVIIHLLIRRRFKKMPFSTLRFFLDRDPKLRHRSPSNLLLLLLRLILFGLIVAAFTRPFLPVPGQPQHEEEKPRQIVLILDTTASMTMESRVGSRWHQARALAQNAVKGLSPKDSMALVLPGDPPETKVPMGAPEKVASMLDSLEAGPTTGELSMALDHAVKLLAVGNASAQKEIRIISDLQASTLGEWKSKPVPSDIKIKIMGLSEFSLANASITGIDWSGVRRLNAAVLVKNESENEVLPARKIQLFVDGILRSSQTVDLPAGGSKKAEFNLPELTTGLHGVEVKMESEDGFSLDNIFRQVVSVPSVKKVMVVEPTRSETVWKQKSYFISRALMSSPDGSPEAARFKIDTYPLEGLGIKLRSDNYDLILIPAVEKWSSDSEKELEKHLKKGGAMIVFAGPDMDINQYHSAASWMPVKLRKEEYNQDNPKYLGHYDRDFPAFSLFEKPHSGDLEMAEFTGRYLLEPVEGSRVLASYDDGVPFLVERTLGQGRVYFVNTSADATWSNWPKLKTFLPWLHALADASLGIGGTPSDHIRKPYQVSAYTDIPVPGAIAQVAKITTPGGQEMELKIGNDTRWHGVKLMETGFYPITHGEGQVIDLIAVNIARAESDMKVVNPDVLMADMKRVNEPSVALLSPTAISSEPGRREYWPWILMAALCLVMIEPLIANRT
- a CDS encoding DUF58 domain-containing protein, translating into MNQPSTIDKSIFAIVESLAFLAESTVEGFLTGLHRSPFTGFSTEFDSYRPYIQGDGLRQVDWKVWARTDKLYVKQFEDQTNMPVWIFLDGSASMDFGKGTGNKFTRACQIAAALAYLMNRQHDAAGLVIYGGTRPVTVPPATTRDHLNDLFLALAREKITGNKDETGVLMSLLPMIRRKGISVVISDCLAPAAHLRAFLKGLRAQRQEVILFHIMSPSECDLGEYNGAFVMQDRETGEELLVDAHAYRKRYAKIVRDFREEFATLCQEEEAGYHFIRTDDSLEKALLEYFSRRVEIL